From a region of the Deltaproteobacteria bacterium HGW-Deltaproteobacteria-18 genome:
- a CDS encoding fructose-bisphosphate aldolase (catalyzes the reversible formation of fructose 1,6-bisphosphate from glycerone phosphate and D-glyceraldehyde 3-phosphate) — MNMGKSVRLERIFNRNTGRSIIVPLDHGTTVGPIEGLVDLRSTVNKVAEGGANAVLMHKGLPRCSHRGHGRDVGLIIHLSASTTLSPFPNAKILVGTVEDGIKLGADAVSVHLNLGDESERDMLRDMGQVASKCAEWGMPLLAMVYARGPKVKSEWDPATVAHCARLAEELGADVIKVVYTGDPESFSRVTEGCCIPIVIAGGPRMDSPRDIIQMAHDSISAGGAGLSMGRNIFQAEDPTRLVQALHAVVHMDYSVEQALALLEEPKL; from the coding sequence ATGAACATGGGAAAAAGCGTCAGACTGGAAAGAATCTTCAACCGCAACACGGGCCGCAGCATCATCGTGCCTCTGGATCACGGAACCACCGTCGGACCCATCGAGGGCCTGGTTGACCTGCGCTCCACGGTGAACAAGGTGGCCGAAGGCGGCGCCAACGCGGTACTCATGCACAAGGGACTGCCGCGCTGCTCGCACCGGGGTCATGGCCGCGATGTCGGCCTCATCATCCATCTTTCGGCCAGCACCACCCTCTCTCCCTTCCCCAACGCCAAGATCCTGGTCGGCACGGTGGAAGACGGGATCAAGCTCGGCGCGGATGCCGTCTCCGTTCACCTGAACCTCGGTGACGAGTCCGAGCGTGACATGCTGCGCGACATGGGCCAGGTCGCCTCCAAGTGCGCCGAGTGGGGCATGCCTCTTCTGGCCATGGTTTACGCGCGCGGCCCCAAGGTCAAATCCGAATGGGACCCGGCCACCGTGGCGCACTGCGCACGCCTGGCCGAGGAACTGGGCGCGGACGTGATCAAGGTCGTCTACACCGGCGATCCCGAATCCTTTTCCAGGGTCACCGAAGGATGCTGCATTCCCATCGTCATCGCCGGCGGCCCACGCATGGACTCTCCGCGCGACATCATCCAGATGGCTCACGACTCCATCAGTGCGGGCGGCGCAGGGCTTTCCATGGGGCGCAACATCTTCCAGGCCGAAGATCCGACCCGTCTCGTGCAGGCGCTGCACGCCGTGGTGCACATGGATTACTCCGTCGAACAGGCCCTTGCGCTGCTCGAAGAACCCAAACTCTAG
- a CDS encoding TolC family protein, with translation MKILNCVLSMIFLFSLSAWGAETLTMREAVEIGLKSNPSILGAREALFASDYAVKSAKAAFGPSLSTQYGYTRLDERPQSFGINAGTLDNWELAFNVHQPLFTGFNLLTTHEKAILQKEQVTSQIDNVELRLIVAIQDSFLFLLQARENVRSAEDSLVRLRSQLKVNTAFYEVGLRPKLDMLQAEVDVATAEQLLLTAKNNEATLNAQLNTLLGKSVEEDVEYVGELRYFPMPLTLEECLERAGRHRPDLRIARQAVMLAEKDKVLAAVPYYPQVAADFNYIRQGEEPLVQGGDYHTPSQWNAQVGMKWTFFEWGKTYYGEKQAEKNVSRLSQEYVNLENDASFEVKKSFLQIQAAEKRISAARQGLIAAKESYRMAVARYEAQVGTNTDVLDAQSKQTLSEASLHVAMSDYERSVAALYGAMGQRNPELLPQ, from the coding sequence ATGAAAATATTGAATTGCGTTCTGAGCATGATCTTCCTCTTTTCCTTGTCCGCCTGGGGCGCGGAAACGTTGACGATGAGGGAGGCCGTCGAGATCGGGCTCAAGTCCAATCCATCCATACTGGGCGCACGCGAGGCGCTTTTTGCCTCGGACTATGCCGTCAAGTCGGCCAAGGCCGCTTTTGGGCCGTCTCTGAGCACGCAGTATGGCTATACACGGCTCGACGAGCGTCCGCAGTCATTCGGGATCAACGCAGGCACGCTGGACAATTGGGAGCTGGCCTTCAATGTGCACCAGCCACTATTTACGGGTTTCAACCTGCTGACGACTCATGAAAAGGCCATCTTGCAGAAGGAGCAGGTCACATCGCAGATCGATAATGTCGAGTTACGATTGATCGTTGCCATTCAGGACTCGTTCCTGTTTTTGCTGCAGGCGCGGGAGAATGTCCGTTCCGCCGAGGATTCACTTGTCAGGCTGCGGTCGCAGCTGAAGGTGAACACCGCGTTCTACGAGGTCGGCCTGCGTCCCAAGCTCGACATGCTGCAGGCCGAGGTGGACGTGGCCACGGCCGAGCAGTTGCTGCTGACCGCAAAAAACAACGAGGCGACCTTGAACGCCCAGTTGAACACGCTGCTCGGCAAGAGCGTGGAGGAGGATGTGGAGTATGTCGGAGAGTTGCGGTATTTTCCCATGCCTTTGACCCTTGAAGAATGCCTGGAGCGCGCGGGCCGGCATCGACCGGATCTGCGTATTGCCCGTCAGGCGGTCATGCTGGCCGAAAAAGACAAGGTGCTGGCGGCGGTGCCTTATTATCCGCAGGTGGCTGCCGACTTCAATTACATTCGCCAAGGGGAGGAGCCTCTGGTGCAAGGGGGGGATTACCATACGCCCAGCCAGTGGAACGCGCAGGTCGGAATGAAGTGGACTTTTTTCGAATGGGGAAAGACCTATTACGGGGAAAAGCAGGCGGAGAAGAATGTGAGCCGCTTAAGTCAGGAGTATGTGAATCTTGAGAATGACGCTTCGTTCGAGGTCAAAAAAAGTTTTTTGCAGATTCAGGCCGCCGAAAAGCGCATCTCTGCCGCCAGGCAGGGCCTGATCGCCGCCAAGGAGAGCTACCGCATGGCCGTGGCCAGGTATGAGGCTCAGGTGGGCACAAATACTGATGTGCTTGACGCTCAATCCAAGCAGACGCTCAGCGAAGCCAGTCTGCATGTGGCGATGTCTGATTATGAGCGGTCCGTGGCCGCGCTTTACGGGGCCATGGGTCAAAGAAATCCTGAACTTTTGCCGCAGTGA
- a CDS encoding ATP-dependent protease: MKNIPELKARQLKIEPDPRKILRSNDIRENTNAVCLFQPRARKALEMGLSIPGMEYNVYVAGEPGLGRTYLVENFLLPRAEAGTTPPDLVYLNNFDNPDKPLLVSMTPGQGKVLKENLQRIVKRLRRDLPRHFEQASYLRLQNKLFTKLALVRDDLMDRMDEAAQKKGFSLNIDDTGAVSLTPLVDGKVLSSEEFERLESSQKKVLKDQSSAVLNTIADLSRLVNKSEQEFRAKEVQLAQEHAASLVDRLLMPIHKKFAENKALKKYFESFKEDILENLTHYQGRQEREPRTGPEQQGEGLSDSFFQRYDVNLFVDNSEVNGAPVVKEINPGFFNLLGCVERETEWGTYYTDFSLIKAGAIHRANGGFLILRVDDLLNHPAAWEGLLRCLRTKQSSLDDPTDHYDLLRTRTISPDPIPLSLKVLLIGDDETYELLYMHDERFRKIFKLKAHIQDTVERNPESITGYAQALDRAGRETGLRGFTKDAFAELVNYSTRMAEDRERLSLHFSHLREIMIESNALAITQDKRAIDAVIVKQALEEREYRTNLYQEEFLREYDRRSIKVRTQGQGVGVANGLSVTQVGDYVMGLPHQISCTVGVGHGGIMDLEREAELGGPIHTKGMMILKSYFVNLFARNKPLVLTGSLCFEQSYAQVDGDSASGAELAALLSALSNVPIRLDLAFTGAISQSGAIMAVGGVTHKVEGFFEVCRRRGLTGQQGVLLPRDNIVHLVLRDNVLQAIKDGQFHIHPVSTIEEAMEFLTGKRAGERLKDGRFSQNSIYAAVDERLTELAVLAEKKCSMPRRKSIKKAGS; this comes from the coding sequence ATGAAAAACATCCCTGAACTCAAAGCCCGCCAACTCAAGATCGAGCCGGATCCGCGCAAGATCCTGCGCAGCAACGATATCCGCGAAAACACCAACGCCGTTTGCCTGTTCCAGCCACGGGCTCGCAAGGCCCTTGAAATGGGCCTCTCCATACCCGGCATGGAATATAATGTTTACGTCGCCGGAGAACCTGGACTTGGGCGGACATACCTGGTCGAAAACTTTCTTCTCCCCCGGGCCGAGGCAGGAACGACGCCTCCAGACCTCGTCTACCTGAACAACTTCGACAATCCCGACAAGCCGCTCCTGGTCAGCATGACGCCCGGCCAGGGAAAAGTTCTCAAGGAAAACCTGCAGCGCATCGTAAAGCGTCTTCGCCGCGATCTGCCGCGCCATTTCGAGCAGGCCAGCTATCTTCGCCTCCAGAACAAGCTCTTCACCAAGCTGGCCCTGGTGCGGGACGATCTGATGGACAGGATGGATGAAGCCGCCCAGAAGAAAGGATTCAGCCTGAACATCGACGATACCGGCGCGGTTTCACTGACGCCCCTGGTGGACGGCAAGGTCCTCAGCTCTGAAGAATTCGAGCGTCTTGAATCCTCCCAGAAGAAAGTCCTCAAGGATCAAAGCAGTGCCGTGCTGAATACCATCGCGGACCTTTCACGACTGGTCAACAAAAGCGAGCAGGAATTTCGGGCCAAGGAAGTTCAGTTGGCGCAAGAGCATGCGGCAAGCCTCGTGGACCGTCTGCTTATGCCCATCCACAAGAAATTCGCTGAAAACAAGGCTCTCAAAAAATATTTCGAATCGTTCAAGGAAGACATCCTCGAAAACCTGACGCACTATCAGGGCCGACAGGAACGCGAACCCCGCACCGGCCCGGAGCAACAGGGCGAAGGACTGTCAGACTCCTTTTTTCAGCGCTACGACGTCAACCTCTTTGTGGACAATTCCGAAGTCAACGGCGCACCCGTGGTCAAGGAAATCAACCCCGGCTTTTTCAACCTCCTCGGATGCGTGGAGCGTGAAACGGAATGGGGCACCTACTACACCGATTTCTCCCTGATCAAGGCCGGGGCGATACATCGCGCCAATGGCGGATTCCTCATCCTGCGCGTTGACGACCTGCTGAACCACCCCGCCGCATGGGAAGGCCTGCTGCGCTGCCTGCGCACCAAACAGTCGAGCTTGGACGATCCCACGGATCATTACGACCTGCTGCGCACCCGCACCATCAGTCCAGACCCGATCCCGCTTTCCCTAAAGGTTCTGCTCATCGGCGATGATGAGACATACGAATTGCTCTACATGCATGACGAACGGTTCCGAAAGATATTCAAGCTCAAGGCACATATCCAGGACACCGTTGAACGCAATCCCGAATCCATTACCGGATATGCCCAGGCCCTGGACCGCGCCGGTCGCGAAACCGGCCTGCGCGGATTCACAAAGGACGCCTTCGCAGAACTGGTGAACTACTCCACCCGCATGGCTGAAGATCGGGAACGCCTGTCCCTGCACTTTTCGCATTTGCGGGAGATCATGATCGAGTCCAATGCCCTGGCCATCACCCAGGACAAACGGGCTATTGACGCCGTCATCGTAAAACAGGCGCTGGAAGAACGCGAATACAGGACCAATCTGTACCAGGAGGAATTCCTGCGCGAATACGATCGCAGATCCATCAAGGTCCGCACCCAGGGCCAGGGCGTGGGCGTGGCCAACGGCCTGTCCGTGACCCAGGTCGGGGATTACGTCATGGGTCTGCCGCACCAGATATCCTGTACGGTGGGCGTGGGACATGGCGGCATCATGGACCTGGAGCGCGAAGCCGAACTCGGCGGCCCGATCCATACAAAGGGCATGATGATCCTCAAAAGTTATTTCGTGAACCTGTTCGCCCGCAACAAGCCGCTCGTTCTGACCGGCAGCCTCTGCTTCGAGCAAAGCTACGCCCAGGTCGATGGGGATTCGGCGTCCGGCGCGGAACTCGCCGCCCTTCTCTCCGCCCTTTCAAACGTGCCGATCCGGCTCGATCTGGCCTTCACCGGGGCCATCTCCCAGTCGGGGGCCATCATGGCCGTCGGCGGAGTCACGCACAAGGTGGAGGGCTTTTTCGAGGTTTGCAGGCGACGCGGCCTCACCGGCCAGCAGGGCGTACTGTTGCCCCGGGACAACATCGTGCACCTGGTACTCAGGGACAATGTGCTGCAGGCCATAAAGGACGGACAGTTCCACATTCATCCCGTGAGCACCATTGAGGAGGCCATGGAGTTCCTGACCGGCAAAAGGGCTGGAGAACGATTGAAAGACGGTCGTTTTTCGCAAAATTCCATCTATGCGGCCGTGGACGAGAGGCTGACCGAGTTGGCTGTTCTTGCGGAAAAGAAATGCTCCATGCCCAGAAGAAAAAGCATAAAAAAAGCCGGATCCTGA
- a CDS encoding ATPase F0F1, whose translation MLFNRKNSKHFESLGIASVMGLQLVSGVIVGFAMGYYLDKFFETKPWLTLIFLVFGIIAGYRNMFREMQRIQKKEAEADARNNAEED comes from the coding sequence ATGCTCTTTAACAGGAAAAATTCCAAACATTTCGAATCGCTGGGTATTGCTTCGGTGATGGGGCTTCAGCTGGTGTCCGGGGTGATCGTGGGCTTTGCCATGGGTTACTACCTCGACAAATTTTTCGAAACAAAGCCTTGGTTGACGCTGATTTTTTTGGTGTTTGGCATCATCGCCGGATACAGAAACATGTTTCGAGAAATGCAGCGGATCCAAAAAAAAGAAGCGGAAGCCGATGCTCGCAACAATGCAGAAGAAGATTGA
- the atpB gene encoding ATP synthase F0 subunit A — translation MAGNLHPIFLVEEAVKAIGLVDAHGHSLIPGQVLHAWVVMGVLITLGILATKKLSLVPKGLQNFFELLIESLENFVVANMGEDGRKVFPVLATLFIFILFSNYEGLVPGLDAPTANINTTLAMAVFVFVYYQYWGFKLHGFHYVHHFTGPVPWLAPLIFPIEVIGHFARMLSLSLRLFGNIKGEEIVLVLLFMLAPVVSTVPIYFLFMLLKVIQALVFFMLSMLYLKGAFEEAH, via the coding sequence ATGGCGGGGAATTTACATCCAATTTTCTTAGTAGAGGAAGCAGTAAAAGCCATTGGTCTCGTGGACGCTCATGGTCACAGCTTGATACCGGGCCAAGTCCTCCACGCGTGGGTGGTCATGGGCGTGCTCATAACGCTTGGCATATTGGCCACGAAAAAACTGTCCCTTGTTCCTAAAGGGTTGCAGAATTTTTTTGAACTGCTCATCGAATCACTTGAGAATTTTGTCGTTGCCAACATGGGCGAAGACGGTCGAAAGGTTTTCCCGGTACTTGCGACCCTTTTCATCTTCATCCTGTTCAGTAACTACGAAGGGCTGGTGCCCGGTCTGGACGCTCCGACTGCGAACATCAACACCACTCTGGCCATGGCCGTGTTCGTGTTTGTGTACTACCAGTACTGGGGCTTCAAGCTGCATGGATTTCACTACGTCCATCATTTTACCGGCCCGGTGCCGTGGCTTGCTCCGCTTATCTTCCCCATTGAAGTAATCGGGCATTTCGCGCGCATGCTTTCACTTTCTTTGCGTCTTTTCGGAAATATCAAGGGCGAGGAAATCGTACTGGTTCTGCTGTTCATGCTGGCCCCGGTCGTCTCCACCGTTCCGATTTACTTCCTGTTCATGTTGCTGAAAGTCATCCAGGCTTTGGTCTTCTTCATGCTCTCCATGCTCTATCTGAAGGGCGCATTCGAAGAAGCGCATTAA
- the atpE gene encoding ATP synthase F0 subunit C, whose amino-acid sequence MRKGFLSVLATVALVAVASSAFAADAAPEVISTIAWAASLGMAIAAAGCGIAQGLAVKAACEGTARNPEASGKITVTMLIGLALIESLAIYALVVNLILLFANPFVG is encoded by the coding sequence ATGCGTAAAGGTTTTCTGTCCGTACTGGCCACTGTCGCCCTGGTAGCTGTCGCTTCTTCCGCTTTTGCCGCTGACGCTGCTCCCGAAGTCATCTCCACCATCGCTTGGGCTGCTTCCTTGGGAATGGCCATCGCCGCTGCTGGTTGTGGCATCGCTCAGGGTCTTGCCGTTAAGGCTGCTTGCGAAGGCACTGCCCGCAACCCCGAAGCTTCCGGCAAAATCACTGTGACCATGCTGATCGGTCTTGCACTGATCGAATCTCTGGCCATCTACGCTCTGGTTGTTAACCTGATCCTGCTGTTCGCCAACCCCTTCGTTGGCTAA
- a CDS encoding redox-sensing transcriptional repressor Rex: MKSAHIPRATIQRLAVYVQVLETLLQEGDSVISSDGLARACGVNPSQIRKDLAYFGEFGVRGVGYYVQDLLTAIKQSLGIDRTWNVALVGVGNLGRALLRHGIFRRRGFILVGAFDCDPFKIGEEVAGLEVVCSRRLKEKVSELEIEIGIITTPPERAQRAANYLIEAGVRGIVNFAPARISVPENVAVEYVDFMHHIFSVAFNISINQAKGLS, encoded by the coding sequence TTGAAAAGCGCCCACATACCTCGCGCCACGATTCAGCGACTGGCTGTCTACGTACAAGTTCTGGAGACCCTCCTTCAAGAGGGCGATTCCGTCATATCTTCCGACGGTCTGGCCCGTGCTTGTGGCGTAAACCCTTCGCAGATTCGAAAGGATTTGGCTTATTTTGGTGAATTCGGCGTGCGCGGCGTTGGATACTATGTTCAGGATTTACTGACCGCCATCAAACAGTCTCTGGGCATCGACCGGACATGGAATGTCGCACTGGTCGGGGTCGGCAACCTGGGGCGGGCATTGCTCCGGCACGGTATTTTCAGGCGACGGGGATTTATTCTCGTGGGTGCCTTTGATTGCGATCCGTTCAAGATCGGCGAGGAAGTCGCCGGGTTGGAGGTCGTCTGTTCGCGCCGGCTTAAAGAGAAAGTCAGCGAACTCGAGATTGAAATAGGAATCATCACCACACCTCCCGAGCGCGCCCAGCGTGCAGCCAACTACCTGATTGAAGCTGGCGTGCGGGGCATCGTGAATTTTGCGCCAGCCAGAATTTCGGTTCCGGAAAATGTTGCCGTAGAATACGTGGATTTCATGCACCATATTTTTTCCGTAGCCTTCAATATTTCGATCAATCAAGCCAAGGGTCTTTCCTAA
- a CDS encoding 50S ribosomal protein L31: MKKDLHPKVYETAVRCACGYEFATKSTVGAELNVEICSHCHPFFTGEQRFIDSAGRIDRFRKKYASLAK, translated from the coding sequence ATGAAGAAAGATTTGCATCCCAAAGTTTATGAAACCGCAGTACGTTGTGCCTGCGGATACGAGTTCGCCACCAAGTCCACTGTCGGTGCGGAACTCAATGTTGAAATCTGTTCACATTGCCACCCCTTTTTCACGGGTGAGCAGCGTTTTATCGACTCGGCCGGTCGTATCGACAGGTTCAGAAAGAAATACGCCAGCCTGGCAAAATAA